The Castanea sativa cultivar Marrone di Chiusa Pesio chromosome 11, ASM4071231v1 genome contains a region encoding:
- the LOC142617672 gene encoding uncharacterized protein LOC142617672 isoform X2 yields the protein MEWSATSATKAYLDTLKLRQSDSRKTPEPGSSEFVSALAAGMKSKLIVEVASGVSPSTIALAAAARETGGRLVCILPEPVLCESKRVIKDLGLKDLVEFRTGDPSELLHNYENIDFSLVDCKNEGYTRFLKLLDVNPRRSVVVANNLVGEKKGLEGHLRGMKEKVVVRSLKHPIGKGMEVTMIGRKEETHKKEGVGGCGRSGIGIRSCGSMKGTGGKSKWIFKVDEESGEEHIFRMPKSV from the exons ATGGAATGGTCTGCTACATCTGCTACAAAAGCTTATCTCGATACCCTTAAACTG AGACAAAGTGACTCAAGGAAGACACCAGAACCTGGGAGCAGTGAATTTGTATCAGCCTTAGCAGCTGGCATGAAATCTAAACTCATAGTGGAGGTAGCATCTGGTGTTTCCCCATCAACTATAGCCTTAGCAGCTGCAGCGCGAGAAACTGGTGGGAGGTTAGTGTGTATTCTTCCAGAGCCAGTCCTTTGTGAATCAAAAAGAGTAATTAAAGACTTGGGTCTTAAGGACCTGGTGGAATTCAGAACTGGAGACCCCTCCGAGCTATTGCACAACTATGAGAACATCGATTTCTCTCTTGTTGATTGCAAGAATGAGGGGTACACTAGGTTTCTGAAGTTGCTAGATGTTAATCCTAGAAGGTCAGTGGTGGTTGCAAACAACTTGGTGGGTGAGAAAAAAGGGTTGGAAGGCCATTTGAGAGGAATGAAGGAAAAGGTTGTAGTGAGGTCTCTGAAGCATCCTATTGGGAAAGGCATGGAAGTTACTATGATAGGCAGAAAGGAAGAGACTCATAAGAAGGAAGGGGTTGGAGGTTGTGGTCGTTCTGGAATAGGAATAAGATCATGTGGTTCCATGAAGGGAACTGGCGGTAAGAGTAAATGGATTTTCAAGGTTGATGAGGAGAGTGGTGAGGAACATATTTTCAGAATGCCTAAATCAGTATAA
- the LOC142617672 gene encoding uncharacterized protein LOC142617672 isoform X1, protein MEWSATSATKAYLDTLKLCNNPKRQSDSRKTPEPGSSEFVSALAAGMKSKLIVEVASGVSPSTIALAAAARETGGRLVCILPEPVLCESKRVIKDLGLKDLVEFRTGDPSELLHNYENIDFSLVDCKNEGYTRFLKLLDVNPRRSVVVANNLVGEKKGLEGHLRGMKEKVVVRSLKHPIGKGMEVTMIGRKEETHKKEGVGGCGRSGIGIRSCGSMKGTGGKSKWIFKVDEESGEEHIFRMPKSV, encoded by the exons ATGGAATGGTCTGCTACATCTGCTACAAAAGCTTATCTCGATACCCTTAAACTG TGTAACAATCCCAAGAGACAAAGTGACTCAAGGAAGACACCAGAACCTGGGAGCAGTGAATTTGTATCAGCCTTAGCAGCTGGCATGAAATCTAAACTCATAGTGGAGGTAGCATCTGGTGTTTCCCCATCAACTATAGCCTTAGCAGCTGCAGCGCGAGAAACTGGTGGGAGGTTAGTGTGTATTCTTCCAGAGCCAGTCCTTTGTGAATCAAAAAGAGTAATTAAAGACTTGGGTCTTAAGGACCTGGTGGAATTCAGAACTGGAGACCCCTCCGAGCTATTGCACAACTATGAGAACATCGATTTCTCTCTTGTTGATTGCAAGAATGAGGGGTACACTAGGTTTCTGAAGTTGCTAGATGTTAATCCTAGAAGGTCAGTGGTGGTTGCAAACAACTTGGTGGGTGAGAAAAAAGGGTTGGAAGGCCATTTGAGAGGAATGAAGGAAAAGGTTGTAGTGAGGTCTCTGAAGCATCCTATTGGGAAAGGCATGGAAGTTACTATGATAGGCAGAAAGGAAGAGACTCATAAGAAGGAAGGGGTTGGAGGTTGTGGTCGTTCTGGAATAGGAATAAGATCATGTGGTTCCATGAAGGGAACTGGCGGTAAGAGTAAATGGATTTTCAAGGTTGATGAGGAGAGTGGTGAGGAACATATTTTCAGAATGCCTAAATCAGTATAA